GCCCTGGTCACCGACGGTCGGCACCTGGACGCCGAGGGCCACCGCGGCGACGGTCAGCACCACGATGGCCACCAGCGGTGCGGGCACCACCCGGGTGAGCCTCGGGAAGAACACCATGATCGCGATCCCGATGGCGACCATCGGGTAGACCGCCCAGGGCACGCCGAGCAGGTAGGGGACCTGGGAGGTGAAGATCAGGATGGCCAGCGCGTTGACGAAGCCCACCATCACGCTGCGGGGGATGAACCGCATCAGCTTGGCCACCCCCAGGACGCTCAGCACCACCTGCATCAGCCCGGCCAGGAGCACCGTGGCGATGAGGTAGTCCATCCCGTGCTCCCGCACCAGGGGTGCGATGACCAGCGCCACGGCGCCGGTGGCCGCGGAGATCATCGCCCGCCGCCCACCCACGATCGAGATGGTGACGGCCATCGTGAAGGAGGCGAACAACCCGACCCGCGGGTCGACGCCGGCGATGATCGAGAACGAGATCGCCTCGGGGATCAGGGCCAGCGCGACGACCAGGCCGGCCAGGACCTCCGTCCGCAGCCGTCGCGGCGAGCGCAGGGCGGCACGCACCGAGTGCGACTCGGCATCCAGCTCAGGGGGCAGGGTGGGCGCAGGGGCAGTCATCAGTTTCCGTCCACGGAGATCGGTGTCCTACGAGCAGCACGACGCGCGAGGGCAGACGACGCGACACCGCGTCCCCTCGTGGGCGCCGGGGGAGCGGCCGGCACCGGTACGGACCCTAACGCAAGAGTAGAGTCCGGGCGACCGCTCGCGTCGGCGGCTGACGGGGAAGGTCGCCGCTCACCGTCACCCCGGACCCGCCTCGGGGGCGCCCTCGCCGGCGGTCTCCCACAATCGGGGGTAGCGGCGGCGCAGGGCCCTGGCCGCGTGCTCGTCGCTCACGAGCAGGAAGTCCTGGCCGTCGCTGCGGGTGAGGATCTCGCGGTCCCGTCCGGCGGGCACCACCTCGTGGGCGTGCCCGGGGACCGCCAGCGCGCGGGTGAAGGGCAACGGCGACACGACGACCGGGCAGTGGTACTCGCGCTCCATCCGGTCCGCGGCCACCTCGAACTGCAGCACGCCGACCGCGCCCAGGACCGGGTTCTGCGGTCCGCGGGCGGTGGAGTGCATCAGCTGGATGGTGCCCTCGGCGTCGAGCAGCTCCAGGCCCCGGTGGAACTGCTTGTGCCGCGAGCTGTCCACGGGGCCCACCGACACGAAGGAGGTGGGGTCGAACCGGGGCATCCCCGGGTACACCGCGCGGCTCGACACCGCCCGGATGGTGTCCCCGGGCTGCAGCTGCCCGCCGTGCACCAGGCCGAAGACGTCCCCCGGCCAGGCCTCGAGCAGGGCCTCGCGCCGCTGACCGAAGACGCTCTGGGCGTACTTGGCCGTGAGGGTGCGCCCGGTCCGCGGGTGCTGCAGCGTCATGGCGGTGTCGAACCGGCCCGAGCAGGTGCGGACGTAGGCGAAGCGGTCCCGGTGGGCGGAGTTCATCCCCGACTGGACCTTGAACACGTAGCCGGTGAAGGGGGCGTCGAGGGCGACGGGCGTCCCACCGACGTCTCGTCGGGGCTGTGGGGGCGGGACCAGGTCGCGGAGGACCTCCAGCAGGGTGCGGATGCCGATCCCCAGGCTGGCGGCACCGAACAGCACCGGCGTGGAGGCGTGGCCCACGAACAGCTCCTGGTCGTGCACCTGGCCGTTGGCCCGCAGCAGGGCGACCTCCTCCAGGCAGCTGGTCCACCCGGCGCCCCAGGACCGTTCGGCGTCCGGGTGCGAGACGGGGGTGTGGACCGCCCGCTCCCCGGCGTGCTGCGGTCGGGTCACCGCGAGGGGGGCGCCGGTGGTGACGTCCAGCAGGCCGTGCAGCTCGCCGGCCACGCCGACCGGCCACAGCAGCGGCGTCGGGACGAGACCCGTGGTCGCCTCGACCTCCTCGAGCAGGGCGAGCGCGTCGAGACCCGGGCGGTCCCACTTGTTGACGAAGGTGACGACCGGCAGCCCTCGTGCCGCGCAGGCGGTGAACAGCTGGCGGGTCTGCGCCTCCACCCCCTTCGCGGCGTCGATGAGCATGATGACCGCGTCGACGGCCGACAGCACCCGGAAGGTGTCCTCGGAGAAGTCGGCGTGGCCGGGGGTGTCGACCACGGTCACCAGGACGTCGTCGATGCGGCACTGCACGGCCGCGGAGGAGATGGAGATGCCGCGGCTCTGCTCCATCTCCATCCAGTCGCTCACCGTCGCCGGACGGCCGCGCTTGCCGTGGGTGGCGCCAGCCTCGTGGATCCGCTGGGCCTCCAGCAGCAGCGCCTCGGTCAGCGTGGACTTCCCGGCGTCGGGGTGGGAGATGATCGCCACCGTCCGTCGCCTCGCCGCGTGCTCGGACGGCGCGGCGTCGACGACCACCTGGTCGCTGGGGGCGGGCGCTGCCAGGTCCGGGGTGCTCACCGCGCCCGCCGCCAGTGGTGGTCCCTCACTCCTCGACGACCACGGGGACGATGACCGGGCTGCGGTTCCACCGACGCTGGAGCCAGCGGGCGGCGGTCCTCGCGAGGGTCGCCTCAGCGGCCTGCGGGTCGAAGTCCCTGCGCTGCGCGGCGCTCCGGAGGTCCTCCTGCAGCGCGGGGATCATCGCCCTGAGGTCCGAGCGGTCGTGGGTGAGCCCGTGGGCGATGAAGTCGGGGTCCTCCGACATCTCCCCGGTGGACATGTTCATGATGGCCACGATCGTGATGGTCCCCTCCCCGGACAGGGCCCGGCGTTCCTCCAGGGTCGTCTCGGTGGCGCGGCCGACGGTGCCGCCCTCGACGTAGACGTAGGCCGCGGGCACGGAGCCCACGATCTTGGCCCGCCCGCGGACCAGGTCGACGACCATCCCGTCCTCGCCGACGAGCACCCGGTCCTCCGGCACGCCGGTCCGGGTGGCCAGCACCCCGTTGGCGTGCAGGTGGCGCCACTCGCCGTGCACCGGCATCACGTGGCGGGGCTGGACGATGTTGTAGCAGTAGACGAGCTCGCCGGCGCTGGCGTGACCGGAGACGTGGACCTTGGCGTTGCCCGAGTGCACGACGTTGGCGCCCAGCCGGGCGAGACCGTTGATCAGGCCGTAGACCGCGGACTCGTTGCCGGGGATGAGGGAGCTGGCCAGCAGGACGGTGTCCCCGTCGCCGACCCTGATCTTGTGCTCCTCCTTGGCCATCCGGGCCAGGGCCGCCATCGGCTCGCCCTGGGAACCGGTGCAGATGAGCGTGATGCGGTTGTCGGGGAGCCGGGCCAGCTGCTTCAGGTCCACGATGAGGCCCTCGGGGACCTCGAGGTAGCCGAGGTCCTGGGCGATGCCCATGTTCCTGACCATGGAGCGTCCCACCAGCGCCACCTTGCGCCCGGAGCTGTGGGCGGCGTTCAGCACCTGCTGGATGCGGTGCACGTGGCTGGCGAAGCTGGACACGATGATCCGCTTCGGCGAGGTGCGGAAGACGGTCTCGATGGCCGGGGTGAGCTCGTGCTCGGCGGTGGTGAACCCGGGCACCGTGGCGTTGGTGGAGTCGGTCAGGAAGAGGTCGACACCCTCCACGCCCAACCGCGAGAAGGCGCGCAGGTCGGTGATCCGGCGGTCCAGCGGGAACTGGTCCATCTTGAAGTCACCGGTGTGCAGCAGCAGCCCGGCCGAGGTGCGGACGGCGATGGCCAGGCCGTCGGGGATGGAGTGGTTGACCGCGACGAACTCGAGGTCGAAGACGCCCACATCGCGACGCTCACCGGCCACGACCTCGACCAGCGTCGGGCTCAGGCGGTGCTCCTGCATCTTGGCCGCGAGGAAGGCCAGCGTCAGCCGCGACCCGATCACCGGGATGTCGGGACGCTCGCGCAGCAGGTAGGGGACGGCCCCGATGTGGTCCTCGTGCCCGTGGGTGAGGACGATGGCCTTGATGCGGTCGAGCCGTTCCCGGATCCAGGTGAAGTCCGGCAGGATCACGTCGACCCCCGGCTGGTGGTTCTCGGGGAACAGGACGCCGCAGTCGATGACCAGCAGCTCGCCGCGGTGCTCGAGGACGGTCATGTTGCGGCCGATCTCGCCCAGGCCCCCGAGCGCGACGACCCGGAGGCCGTCCTGGGGGAGCTTGGGGGGCCGGTTGTGGGTGGTGGAGCGTGTCAAGTGGTGTTCCTCCGGTCGTGGACCGCGTCGCGGTCAGCAGTGCTGGTCAGGGCGCGGGGTCGGGTGGTCGTGGTGCTGCTGCAACGGCGTCGCCTCATCGGCGGACGTGGCGGCCAGCTGGTGCATGTGCTCCTGGGGTGGGTCAGATGGGGCTCCGGCGTGCGGGTTCCTGCGTCCGCGCGGCGGTTGCGTCCGAGGAGGACACCGCGCTGTCGCGCTGCTCCCCGGTCGAGGACGCCTCGTCGAGCACGTCTCCCCCTGGTTGCAGGGTAGAGGATGGATGGTCGCACCAGCGTCCGACGCCGGTCCGATCCACCTCCGTCGGCCTGCCAGGTCCCCGGCCGGACCCCCGTCCCGGCGTGCGGCAGCCCGCCGTCGGGGTCGTCAGTGCCCGGCGCCGAGCTTGCCGGAGAGGCGGCCGTGCCAGGCGGTGCTGGCGTCGTTGAGCCCGATGATGCGGGCGTTCTTGCCGCGCTGGGCGTACTTGGTCTCGATGGCGTCGAAGGCGGCGACGGTGGAGGCGTCGTAGATCTGGGCCTCGGAGAGGTCGATGACCACGTCGTGGGGGTCCCCTGCGTAGTCGAACTGGTAGACGAGGTCGTTGCTGGAGGCGAAGAACAGCACGCCCTTGACGGCGTACACGCGGGTGTCGGGGTCGGGGGAGGCGACGTCGACGACCTGGGTGAAGTGGGCCACCCGGTTGGCGAAGAACAGGACGGCGACGATGATGCCGCTGATGACGCCGTAGGCCAGGTTGTGGGTGGCGACGGTGACCACCACGGTGACGACCATGATCGCGGTCGCGCTGAGGGGCATGTTCCGCAGGGTGCGGGGGTCGACGCTGTGCCAGTCGAGGGTCGCCACGGAGACCATGATCATCACCGCGACCAGGGCGGCCATCGGGATGATGGCCACGACGTCGCCCAGGGCCAGCACCAGCACGAGCAGGAACACCCCGGCCAGGAAGGTCGAGATGCGGGTGCGGGCCCCGGAGACCTTCACGTTGATCATGGTCTGGCCGATCATGGCGCAGCCGCCCATGCCGCCGAAGAAGCTGGTGACGATGTTGGCCACGCCCTGGCCCCAGCCCTCGCGGGTCTTGTTGGAGTGGGTGTCGGTGACGTCGTCGACGAGCTTGGCGGTCAGCAGGGACTCCAGCAGCCCGACCAGGGCCATCGCGAAGGCGTAGGGGGCGATGATCCGGAGCGTGTCGAGGGTGAGGGGTACGTCGGGGAGGAAGAGGGTGGGCAGGCTGTCGGGCAGTGCGCCCTGGTCACCGACCGTCGGCACCTGGATGCCCATGACCACGGCCGCGGTGGTGATGACCACGATGGCCACCAGTGGCGCCGGCACGGCCCGGGTCAACCTCGGGAAGAAGACCATGATGAGGACGCCGATCGCGACCATCGGGTAGACCGCCCACGGCACCCCGAGCAGGTAGGGGACCTGGGAGGTGAAGATCAGGATGGCCAGCGCGTTGACGAAGCCCACCATCACGCTGCGGGGGATGAACCGCATCAGCTTGGCCACCCCCAGCACGCTGAGCACCACCTGCATCAACCCGGCGAGCAGCACGGTGGCGATGAAGTAGTCCAGGCCGTACTCCCGGGCGACGGGGGCGATCACCAGGGCGATGGCGCCGGTGGCCGCGGAGATCATCGCCGGCCGTCCGCCCACGACGGAGATGGTGACGGCCATCGTGAAGGAGGCGAACAACCCGACCCGCGGGTCGACGCCGGCGATGATCGAGAAGGCGACGGCCTCCGGGATCAGGGCCAGTGCGACGACCAGGCCGGCCAGGACCTCCGTGCGCAGCCGTCGGGGGGATCGCAGGGCGGCACGCACCGAGTGCGACTCGGCGTCGTGCTCAGCGGGCAGGGTGGGAGCCGGTGTGGTCATGGGTGTCCGTTCACGGGGTGGGTGGTTCTCAGGAGCACGACCCGCACGCTGCGGAATGGCGCGACCCTGCGCTCGCCGTGGGTGCTCGGGAGAGGACCGTCCGCACCGATCTCTACTCTAGCCCATGAATAGAGTCTGAGGCGATCGACCCGCCCCGTGGTCACCCCGTGCGGCGGTCGGGGCGCACCGGTGCGCGCATCATCAGCCCGGCGACGCCCACCGCGACCGGCACCACGGCCAGGACGAGGGAGGGGGCGGCGAAGCCGCCGGCCCAGTCCCGGCCCAGGGAGAGCAGCAGCGGGCCCAGTGCGGTGGAGGCGAGCCCGATGGAGGTGGCGACCCCGCGGATGGTGCCGATGTGGCGGACGCCGTAGTAGGCCACGTAGGTGGCCGCCTCCATGCCGCGCAGCGCCCCTCCCGCGACGCCCAGCACCAGCCCGTAGCTGATCGCCGAGATCCCCGGGGTGACCAGCCCGACCAGGGCCAGGGCCACGGCCAGGCTGCCCATCGACACCGCCACGAACCACCGCGGGGACACCCGGTCCACCAGCGCCCCGGTGGCCAGGGTGGCCAGCAGCCCGGTGACCGTCTGCGGGAGGAAGTTGGCCGAGGCCTCCAGCGGGGACAGCCCGCGCTCGCCCAGCAGGGCGATCTGGTGGAACGCCAGCGCCGTGCTGAGCATCCCCGAGGTGGCCAGGCTCGCCGCGATGACCCAGAACGCGCTGGTCCGCACGGCCAGCGCCAGCGTCCACACCGGCTCGGCCGGGGATCGGGGAGCGGCACCGGGACGGGGACCGGCCGCAGCCTCGGACCGGTTCGAGGGCCGCTGGCCGTGACGCAGCGCCAGGGTGAGGACGCCGGTGGCCAGCAGCCCCACCGACACGACGGCGAAAGCCTCCCAGCGCCAGGCCGGCCCCATCCCGACCGCGGTGACCAGCCGCTCCAGACCCACGGGGGCCAGCGAGATGCCCGCCGAGCCCAGGGCGCCGGTGACCCCCAGCGCCAGTCCCCGGCGGTGGGTGACGGCCCGGGCCACGGCCGTGGTGGCGGCGAGGCCGAGCGCGCCCTGGCCGAGCATCCGCACCCCGACGTAGCCCAGCGTCAGCCCGGCCACGGACCCCACCACGCTCAGCCCCACCAGGACGGCCGCGAAGGCCACCACGATCACCGCCAGGGTGCGTGGCGCACCGAACCGGTCGAGCCCGCGACCGATGAAGGGCTGGGCCGCGGCGCCGACGAGGGTCCCCACCAGGTAGCTGGCCGACAGGGCGGTGCGGGTCGTGTCCAGCTGCACCAGCAGCGGGTCGGTGAACACCGACAGCCCCGCGGTCTGGCCCGGCGCGGTCACCACCGACAGCACCCCACCGGAACCGACCAGGAGCAGCCACGTGAGCCAGCCCGGGAGGCGCCGGTGGGTGCGGGACGTGGGCACGGGTGTGCAGCCTCTCGGACGTGGTCCGGGACCGGCCCGGGAGGAGTGGGGCGCGGTGGCCTCCACCGGGTCGGGCTCGGCAGGGTGGGTGGGAGTGGGGCGGACGCCGCCCTCCCGCTCGGCGGGGCGCTCCGACCACTCAACCCTAACGCAAGGGTAGAGACGGTCCGGGGTCCGACGGCCGTTGTTGAGACCGCCCCCGACGGCCCGACCCGCGAGCTCGGGCTCCGGCGGCGGTGGGTGCTCGCCGGGGCGCCCCGCGGAGCGGTTGGGAGTGGTCCGTCGGTTTGTCACAATGTCCCCGGGCAGCAGCGCTGCCCGTCCCACCCGATCTGAGCCGGAAGAGATCCTGCCGTGGCCGCTCCGCGCACCGACGCCCGGCTCCGACGTCTCCTCCCCGGCCACACCGTCCGCCGGTTCCTGCGCCGCTCCTGGTCCGCTGCCCTGGTCGGGGTCCTGGCCGTGGCCCTGGTGGTGGGTGCCGCCGTCGCCCGCGGCTACCCGGCGGCGGACCTGCGGCTCAACGACGGCTCGGTCTGGGTGGTCAACCAGACCCTGCGGCTGGCGGGGAAGCTGAACAAGCAGATCGACGAGCTCGAGACGTCGACGCAGATGATCAACCGCGACTTCGACCTCTGGCAGGACGAGGGCACCATCCTCACCCGGGACAACGTCACCTCCCAGCTGGCCCAGGTCGAGCCCACCAGCTCGGCCCTGGGCACCCCGGTGGCGCTGCCGGCCGGTGCGGTGGTCTCGGTGAACGAGGCCAGGGTGGCCGTGGTCGACCCGCCCAGCGGACGGGCCTGGAGCCGTCCGGTGGCCGACGTCTTCGGCCTCGACTTCGTCAAGGCCAAGGCCGACCTCGACCTCGGTCCCGGGGGCACCGCCGTGGTCACCACCGACGGCGACACGATCGGGCTGTCGGCGGTCCGCGGCGAGCTGGTCAGGGTCCCCGCCGAGGGGCTGGCCGAGGGCGAGGAGCCGGAGCTGGTGCCGCTGCCGGCCCCGCTGGCGCAGCCCCTCGACGTCGAGCTGACCGCCGTGGCCGACCGGGCCGTGGTGCTGGACCGGACCGCCGGCACGGTCTGGGTGGAGGGCTCGGACCCGGTGGCCGTCCCCGCTGTGGCCGGAGCCCGGCTGCAGGCCGCCTCGGCGGCGGGCACCCGCACCAGCGAGGACGCGGTGGACGTGGTGCTGGCCACCGCCGAGGGGCTGCAGGGGGTGGCCGACGACCGGCTGGTGCCGCTGGCCCCCGGTGCGGCCGGGACCCCGGTCCAGCCGGTGGTCGTGGCGGGCTGCGCCTACGGCGCCTTCACCTCCGGCGAGCGCGCCCGGGTCGGCTACGCCTGCGACCGCACCGCGCCGGTGGTGACCGACGTGGCCGAGTGGGCCGGCGGGGAGCTGTCCTGGCGGGTCAACCGCGAGGTGGTGGTGCTCAACGACGAGCTGGACGGCAACATCTGGCTGCCCACCGAGAACATGCAGCTGATCAAGGGCTGGGAGAAGGTCACCCCGCCCGAGCCCGACGAGGGCGATGAGTCCGAGAACGAGGACGTCGTCGAGAAGGTCAGCCCCGAGCGCACCGGGCCCAACCGCAAGCCCACCGCGATCGACGACGCCCTCGCCGTCCGCGCCGGCCGCTCCACCCTGATCCCCATCATCGAGAACGACTCCGACCCCGACGGGGACATCCTCACCGTCCAGGGTCCGCCCGAGGTCTCCGGCGGGGCCGGCCTGCAGCTGGTGCGCGGCGGGACGGCCGTGCAGGTGACCGTCCCCGAGGACGCGCCGTCGCGGCTCGCCTTCAGCTACACCGTCAGCGACGGACGCGGCGGCAAGGACAGCGCCCGCGTCTCCCTGGACGTCCGCAGCGCCGAGCAGGAGGAGTCCAACGAGGCACCGGTGGCCAAGGCCGACGTCGAGCCGCTGACCGTCACCCTGGGCGGGGAGGCCAGCCGGCGCGTGCTGCTGGACTGGCGCGACCCCGAGGGTGACGACCTGATCCTGGTCGACGCGAAGGCCCCCGGCGACGACGAGGTCACCTTCACCGCCGACGGCCAGCTCACCTTCCTCGACGTCGGCAAGGACGAGGGTCGCAAGGAGGTCGAGATCACCGTCTCCGACGGGCTGGACGAGGCCACCGGCACCCTCCTGGTCGACGCCCGCGACAGCGGCGACGTCCCCCCGCAGGCCAACGGCGACTACGTCTCGGTGGCTGCGGGGGAGGTGCTGCTGGTCGAGCCGATGGCCAACGACACCGGCGAGGACATCAGCCTGGCCACGGTGGAGACCCAGATCGAGGGCGCCCGGATCGCGGTGGACTACCCCAAGGGCACCTTCACCTTCCGCTCCGACGCGCCCGGGACCTACTACGTCGGCTACATCGTCACCAACCGCAAGACCAGCTTCGGGGTCGTCCGGGTCGACGTGCTGGAGCCCGGCGGGGGCTCACCGCCGGTGGCCACCCGCGACGTCGCGCTGCTGCCCGCCGGCGGCTCGGTGCTGGTGGACCCGCTGGCCAACGACGAGGACGCCGACGACGACGTGCTGGTGATCCAGTCGGTCGGGCAGCACCCCGCGCTGCGCACCAAGCTGATCAACCGCCAGATGCTGGAGGTGACCGCGGTCACCACGCCGGACCAGTCGATCTCGGTGCCCTACACCGTCAGCGACGGCGACCACTCGGTGGAGGGGACGCTGGTGGTGGTCCCCACCGAGGCGCCGCCGTCCAGCCGCCCGGTGGCCACGCCGGACACCCTGACCGTCCGCGCCGGTGACGTGGGCAGCGTCCGCGCGCTCGGCAACGACACCTCCCCGGCCGGCCTCGAGCTGACCATCGACCCCGAGCTGCCCGAGGTCAGCGGCGGCCAGGCCTGGGTCTCCGGCGAGCACGTCCGCTTCGCCGCCCCGACCGTGGCCGGTGAGTACCGGGTGGTCTACGAGATCGAGGACTCCGCCGGGCAGACCGCCTCGGCCAGCATCCGCATCGACGTGATCGCCGACGAGGTGGAGAACACCCCGCCGGAGCCGGAGGTGGTCACCGGGCGCGTCCTGGCCGGCGCGACCGGGCGGCTGCTGATCCCGCTGGACGACATCGACCCCGAGGGCGACTCGGTCCGGCTGCTGGGCGTGGACTCCGGCCCGACGAAGGGGCGTCTGGTCGCCGTCGACGAGTCCTGGCTGGAGTACGAGGCCTACCCCGAGGCCACCGGCACCGACAGCTTCAGCTACGCCGTCACCGACGCCCGCGGCGCCCGCGCCGTCGGCGAGATCCGGGTCGGTGTGGTGCCCCGCAGCGCCCGCAACACCCCGCCGCTGCCGATCCAGGACGAGGTGACCGCCAAGCCCGGTGACACCGTCCGGGTGGCCGTCCTGGCCAACGACTCCGACCCCGACGGGGACGCGTTCGGGTTCGCGGAGGACCCGCTGCGCTTCGACACCGAGGCCTCGGTGGTCGACGACACGGTCCAGTTCGTGGCCCCGGAGCAGCCGGGCACCACCGCCGGGCAGTACACGGTCGCCGACACCCGCGGTGCGGAGGGCGTCGGGGACGTGGTGATCACCGTCGACGGTGACGCCCCGGACATGGTCCCGGTGGTCCGCGACGACATCGTCTCCCCGGCCGACGTGGTCACCGAGGAGGAGATCGACGTCCCGGTGCTGCGCAACGACTTCGACCCCGACGGGCCGACCAGCCAGCTGACCGTCTCCGTCGCCGAGGACGAGTCGGTGCCGGAGGAGGAGCGCGCGGTCGTCGCCGGGCAGAACGTCCAGGTGCACATCGGCGCGCAGATGCGGCGGATCCGCTACCAGGTCACCGACGGCGACGGTCAGGTCGCCTCGGCCGTCATCACGGTGCCCGGCCGGGCGGACGCCGTCCCGGCGCTGCGGGCCGACGTGACCGCCCAGGAGGTGGTGGCCGGCGAGCCGCTGGCCCTGGACATCAACGACTTCGTGCTCGGCACCCAGGGACGCCAGGTGCAGCTCACCTCCGAGGAGCGGATCTGGGCCTCCAACGGCGTCCCCGCCGCCCTGGACGAGGGCAGCGTGCAGTTCACCGCACCGGTGGAGCACGAGGGGCCGGCGGCGATCATCTTCGAGGTCACCGACGGCGAGGACAGCACCGACCCCGACGGCCGGACGGCCGTGCTCACGGTCCCGATCACGGTGCTGGCCGCCCCCGAGCCGGTCGCCCCCGACACCCCGGAGGAGGAGGAGCCGGAGGAGGTCAACGCCGACCCCGAGGTGGTGCCGGTGACCCTCAACGTCGGCGCCGGTGAGGACGTCGAGACCATCGACCTGGCCCGCTCGGCCACCGACCCCGACGGCGACCCGCTGCAGTTCGGCGACCTGGCCGGGGACCGTCCTGAGGGGTTGACGCTGGAGCAGTCCGGCGCGCGGGTCAGC
The sequence above is a segment of the Auraticoccus monumenti genome. Coding sequences within it:
- a CDS encoding Ig-like domain-containing protein encodes the protein MAAPRTDARLRRLLPGHTVRRFLRRSWSAALVGVLAVALVVGAAVARGYPAADLRLNDGSVWVVNQTLRLAGKLNKQIDELETSTQMINRDFDLWQDEGTILTRDNVTSQLAQVEPTSSALGTPVALPAGAVVSVNEARVAVVDPPSGRAWSRPVADVFGLDFVKAKADLDLGPGGTAVVTTDGDTIGLSAVRGELVRVPAEGLAEGEEPELVPLPAPLAQPLDVELTAVADRAVVLDRTAGTVWVEGSDPVAVPAVAGARLQAASAAGTRTSEDAVDVVLATAEGLQGVADDRLVPLAPGAAGTPVQPVVVAGCAYGAFTSGERARVGYACDRTAPVVTDVAEWAGGELSWRVNREVVVLNDELDGNIWLPTENMQLIKGWEKVTPPEPDEGDESENEDVVEKVSPERTGPNRKPTAIDDALAVRAGRSTLIPIIENDSDPDGDILTVQGPPEVSGGAGLQLVRGGTAVQVTVPEDAPSRLAFSYTVSDGRGGKDSARVSLDVRSAEQEESNEAPVAKADVEPLTVTLGGEASRRVLLDWRDPEGDDLILVDAKAPGDDEVTFTADGQLTFLDVGKDEGRKEVEITVSDGLDEATGTLLVDARDSGDVPPQANGDYVSVAAGEVLLVEPMANDTGEDISLATVETQIEGARIAVDYPKGTFTFRSDAPGTYYVGYIVTNRKTSFGVVRVDVLEPGGGSPPVATRDVALLPAGGSVLVDPLANDEDADDDVLVIQSVGQHPALRTKLINRQMLEVTAVTTPDQSISVPYTVSDGDHSVEGTLVVVPTEAPPSSRPVATPDTLTVRAGDVGSVRALGNDTSPAGLELTIDPELPEVSGGQAWVSGEHVRFAAPTVAGEYRVVYEIEDSAGQTASASIRIDVIADEVENTPPEPEVVTGRVLAGATGRLLIPLDDIDPEGDSVRLLGVDSGPTKGRLVAVDESWLEYEAYPEATGTDSFSYAVTDARGARAVGEIRVGVVPRSARNTPPLPIQDEVTAKPGDTVRVAVLANDSDPDGDAFGFAEDPLRFDTEASVVDDTVQFVAPEQPGTTAGQYTVADTRGAEGVGDVVITVDGDAPDMVPVVRDDIVSPADVVTEEEIDVPVLRNDFDPDGPTSQLTVSVAEDESVPEEERAVVAGQNVQVHIGAQMRRIRYQVTDGDGQVASAVITVPGRADAVPALRADVTAQEVVAGEPLALDINDFVLGTQGRQVQLTSEERIWASNGVPAALDEGSVQFTAPVEHEGPAAIIFEVTDGEDSTDPDGRTAVLTVPITVLAAPEPVAPDTPEEEEPEEVNADPEVVPVTLNVGAGEDVETIDLARSATDPDGDPLQFGDLAGDRPEGLTLEQSGARVSATAALDVASGTTARFTVAVTDGQGGEATLELDVVVQASSEPPPKAVDDAVPDAVQGETSQVPVLDNDANPFPDEPLTVVSATIESGSGTVEISGGQVAVTPAESFVGSMVVRYVVEDATRSTERRSEARIRLTVRGVPGKPGVPRIDEVGDRQARITFTAPADNGESISGYTVTGTGQDGQSVEQGCPSTTCTITGLTNDVRYTLSVVATNSIGDSEPSGTSAEIRPDVRPGKPGTPQVKFGDEQLALTWTAAPTKGSAVQSYTVELTGPSGRQQREVAGGQTSYTWTGLQNGSSYRFRVQASNKAPEPSDWSGQSKAEVPAGKPAPAQAVSAQDAGGNLGKKIRVSWQPSADPNGDAVSAYTVYANGSTVASVGGGVTSTDVDLSNGTEYTFTVSATNKAGEGRQSAASPAITPYGAPDAPATPQLSEGDQAVGLSWQPGGSNGAAVDSNQVRFNNGGSGALSGNPQNFEAQNGTAYTAQVRSCSQGKCSDWSADSNTATPYGVPTVNVSASAKGDRAGQVAWDTGANGDPANLAVDVRVEGGSRSKQTSGSQNLSGLQYETRYTITVTATNRRGTTEKSASFRTNDRPPPPSLTVFSGEHSPQCENTGDDPNGPCKWIGAQLNNFEPGSTVTCIPTESGAFEPRDVRISSDGSYRFPGTAPFGSDNNLGFWGYSTKPAVKCGNTTGGGSGPWP